TAGATTTTTCGTTTATATACGAGAAGACCACCCCCTACTATTGTCAAGATAATGGACGACCACCCGTAGATCCGATTGTCCTTTTCAAAATGATCTTTATTGGCTATCTTTATGGCATCCG
This Propionispora hippei DSM 15287 DNA region includes the following protein-coding sequences:
- a CDS encoding transposase, which produces MLKERAPQQMKFELVCIDQLVPEDHLLRKIDKYIDFSFIYEKTTPYYCQDNGRPPVDPIVLFKMIFIGYLYGIR